The Asticcacaulis sp. MM231 genomic interval GAAGACCCTGCAGGCTGACTATGCGCGTAGCCCCGCGTGGCTGCGTGCGCTGATGGTCGCCTGGGCCGATGGGCTCAACACCTATCTTGCCAAGCATCCGGAGGTGCGCCCGAAAGTTCTCACGCATTTCGAGCCTTGGATGGCCCTCAGTTTCTCCGAAGGCAGTATTGGTGGCGATATAGAGCAGGTGCCACTTGGCCGGCTGAAGAGCTTTTACGAGGGAACCAGCCTGGCTTTATCGGATGTCGAGCGGGGGGTGGCCTATGAGGAGCCAACAGGTTCGAACGGTATAGCTCTGGCGCCGTCGCGCACGCGCGATGGCCACGCGCTCCTCTTGATAAACCCCCACACAAGCTTCTTCTTTCGGGCAGAACAGCAGGTGACAAGCGACGAGGGGCTGAATGTTTACGGGGCGGCGACCTGGGGCCAATTTTTCATTTATCAGGGGTTCAACGCTTCCGCCGGATGGATGCACACCTCAAGTGGCGTCGATGCCATTGACGAGTTTGCCGAAACGGTCAGGGCTCGGTCCGGCGGCCGCTTTGTGTATCGGGATGGAAAGCGCTGGCGTCTTTTGAAGCAGCGCCGCATCACCATCACCTACCGTCTGCCGTCCGGAGCGCCGGCCAATCGCACTTTCACCGTCTACACAACTCACAACGGTCCTGTTATGGGGCTGGTTGACGGGAAGTGGATAGCCGTGGCGCTTATGAACCGCCCCCTGGCCGCCCTCCAGCAGTCCTTTCTGCGTACCAAGGCGACGGACCTTGATGGCTTTTTAGAGATTGCCAGGCTTCGCGCCAATTCGTCCAATGACACGATCTTCGCCGACCAGAAGGGTGACATCGCCTATCTCCATCCCCAGTTTGTGCCTCTGCGCGACGATCGCTTTGATTATACTTCGCCTGTCGACGGCCGTGATCCGACGACGCGTTGGAAAGGACTCCATAGCCTCGAAAGCCTGCCGCATGTCTATAACCCAAAGACGGGCTACGTGTTCAACACGAACAACTGGCCGTGGACGGCGGCCGGTGAGGATAGCCCTAAGGCCAGTGACTATCCGCGGTACATGGACCAGGCCGGCGAAAATCCGCGCGGCCTCCATGCGGTAAAGCTGCTTCAGACGGCAGACAAGGTAACGCTGGAGGGGCTGCGCGACCTTGCTTATGACCCGTGGCTGCCGACCTTTGACAGGCTTTTACCGAATCTCGGCAGCGCTTTTGACGCCCTGCCGCCGACCGATCCGCGCCATGCAGGCTTAGCGGCACCTATGCGGCTTCTCCTCGACTGGGACCGGCGATGGAGCAGCAACTCGCAGGCCACGTCGCTGGCGGTCTTCTGGGGCGAGGCGCTGTGGCGCCGGGCGGCGCCCCTTGCCGCGGGATCGAAGATGAGCGTTTGGGATTATATGGAGCAGAAAAGTTCTCCTGAAGATCGATTGCAGGCTCTACAGGAAGCCGTTGCCCGGCTGAACTCAGATTTTGGCTCCTGGCGGGTGGCGTGGGGCGATATCAATCGCTTCCAGCGTAATGATGGCGAGGTTGAACAGGTGTTTGA includes:
- a CDS encoding penicillin acylase family protein; this encodes MGMLWLGLTCLTLPTSGLAHTRDVTITRDDWGIAHVHGATDADAVFGMMYAQAEDDFGRIERNYLQALGRTAEVDGEAAIWTDLRQRMFTDPKTLQADYARSPAWLRALMVAWADGLNTYLAKHPEVRPKVLTHFEPWMALSFSEGSIGGDIEQVPLGRLKSFYEGTSLALSDVERGVAYEEPTGSNGIALAPSRTRDGHALLLINPHTSFFFRAEQQVTSDEGLNVYGAATWGQFFIYQGFNASAGWMHTSSGVDAIDEFAETVRARSGGRFVYRDGKRWRLLKQRRITITYRLPSGAPANRTFTVYTTHNGPVMGLVDGKWIAVALMNRPLAALQQSFLRTKATDLDGFLEIARLRANSSNDTIFADQKGDIAYLHPQFVPLRDDRFDYTSPVDGRDPTTRWKGLHSLESLPHVYNPKTGYVFNTNNWPWTAAGEDSPKASDYPRYMDQAGENPRGLHAVKLLQTADKVTLEGLRDLAYDPWLPTFDRLLPNLGSAFDALPPTDPRHAGLAAPMRLLLDWDRRWSSNSQATSLAVFWGEALWRRAAPLAAGSKMSVWDYMEQKSSPEDRLQALQEAVARLNSDFGSWRVAWGDINRFQRNDGEVEQVFDDVKPSYPVPFTSNQWGALASFGAKAYPGTRRYYGTSGNSFVAVVEFGPRVRAYAISIGGQSGHPQSAHFSDQVDRYVAGNLRPIYFYADDLKGHVEAIYTP